From the Oncorhynchus nerka isolate Pitt River linkage group LG20, Oner_Uvic_2.0, whole genome shotgun sequence genome, one window contains:
- the LOC115101623 gene encoding eukaryotic translation initiation factor 2D-like, whose product MQHCHQLVFPGQPPVVKKGHIEPIDISVAFRNSNKTVTMIKNLEVYGVDPMAVSLALQHRVHASSALNSVPGSKDRVLVQIQGNRVQQVGQLLLP is encoded by the exons ATGCAGCACTGCCACCAGCTGGTCTTCCCTGGCCAGCCACCCGTAGTAAAGAAGGGCCACATTGAGCCCATAGACATCTCTGTGGCCTTCAGGAACTCCAACAAGACG GTGACTATGATAAAGAACCTGGAGGTGTATGGTGTGGACCCCATGGCCGTATCGTTAGCCCTGCAGCACAGAGTCCACGCCAGCTCAGCCCTGAACTCCGTCCCTGGCTCAAAGGACCGTGTCCTGGTCCAGATACAAGGAAACCGGGTCCAGCAAGTCGGCCAACTGCTGCTACCGTAG
- the LOC115102048 gene encoding MAP kinase-activated protein kinase 2-like isoform X2, which yields MLSNAQNQNQPAFPNQQQQQAPNLNSAPFPPFFVKPHNPLQIKKNAITDDYKVTSQVLGMGINGKVLEIFQKGSGDKYALKMLQDCAKARREVELHWRASPCSHIVRIMDVYENLYQGRKCLLIVMECMDGGELFSHIQDRGNQAFTEREASDIMKSIGEAIQYLHAIDIAHRDIKPENLLYTSKRPDALLKLTDFGFAKEITTLNSLATPCYTPYYVAPEVLGPEKYDKSCDMWSLGVIMYILLCGYPPFYSNHGLAISPGMKRRIRNGQYEFPNPEWSDVSEEAKQLIRHLLKTEPTQRMSITEFMNHPWINSMEVPQTPLHTSRVLQEEQDVWEEVKEEMTSALATMRVDYEQIKIKTIKDSTNPLLMKRRMKANKALTETPGL from the exons ATGTTATCGAACGCTCAGAACCAGAACCAACCGGCCTTTCCGAACCAGCAACAACAGCAAGCGCCAAATCTGAACTCTGCCCCCTTTCCTCCGTTTTTCGTCAAACCCCACAACCCTCTTCAGATAAAAAAGAATGCCATAACTGACGACTACAAAGTTACAAGTCAAGTCCTTGGCATGGGCATAAATGGGAAAGTATTGGAGATATTCCAAAAAGGAAGTGGAGATAAATACGCTTTGAAG atGCTGCAGGATTGTGCGAAGGCTCGTCGGGAGGTAGAGCTGCACTGGAGGGCGTCGCCCTGCTCTCACATCGTACGCATCATGGACGTCTACGAGAACCTCTACCAGGGCAGAAAATGCCTGCTCATCGTCATGGAGTg CATGGATGGCGGTGAGCTGTTTAGCCATATTCAAGACCGAGGGAACCAGGCGTTCACAGAAAGAG AGGCCTCTGACATTATGAAGAGTATAGGTGAAGCCATCCAGTACCTGCATGCCATTGATATTGCTCACAGAGACATCAAG CCAGAGAATCTGTTGTACACCTCCAAAAGGCCAGACGCCCTCCTCAAACTCACCGATTTTGGGTTTGCAAAAGAAATCACCACACTCAACTCCCTGGCAACGCCATGCTACACCCCCTATTATGTTG CTCCTGAGGTTCTTGGTCCAGAGAAGTACGACAAatcctgtgatatgtggtctctGGGCGTCATCATGTATATTCT GCTGTGTGGATATCCTCCCTTCTACTCCAACCACGGCCTGGCCATCTCCCCAGGGATGAAAAGACGCATCAGGAACGGACAGTACGAGTTCCCAAACCCAGAGTGGTCTGACGTGTCTGAAGAAG CCAAGCAGCTGATCCGCCACCTGCTGAAGACTGAGCCCACCCAGAGGATGAGCATCACAGAGTTCATGAACCACCCCTGGATCAAT TCTATGGAGGTCCCTCAAACCCCTCTCCACACCAGCCGTGTGCTGCAGGAGGAGCAGGACGTCTGGGAGGAGGTCAAG GAGGAAATGACAAGTGCCTTAGCAACCATGAGAGTGGACTATGAGCAAATCAAAATCAAGACCATCAAGGACTCGACCAATCCGCTGCTGATGAAGAGAAGAATGAAGGCAAACAAAGCACTCACTGAAACACCGGGCCTGTGA
- the LOC115102048 gene encoding MAP kinase-activated protein kinase 2-like isoform X1, with protein sequence MLSNAQNQNQPAFPNQQQQQAPNLNSAPFPPFFVKPHNPLQIKKNAITDDYKVTSQVLGMGINGKVLEIFQKGSGDKYALKMLQDCAKARREVELHWRASPCSHIVRIMDVYENLYQGRKCLLIVMECMDGGELFSHIQDRGNQAFTEREASDIMKSIGEAIQYLHAIDIAHRDIKPENLLYTSKRPDALLKLTDFGFAKEITTLNSLATPCYTPYYVAPEVLGPEKYDKSCDMWSLGVIMYILLCGYPPFYSNHGLAISPGMKRRIRNGQYEFPNPEWSDVSEEAKQLIRHLLKTEPTQRMSITEFMNHPWINQSMEVPQTPLHTSRVLQEEQDVWEEVKEEMTSALATMRVDYEQIKIKTIKDSTNPLLMKRRMKANKALTETPGL encoded by the exons ATGTTATCGAACGCTCAGAACCAGAACCAACCGGCCTTTCCGAACCAGCAACAACAGCAAGCGCCAAATCTGAACTCTGCCCCCTTTCCTCCGTTTTTCGTCAAACCCCACAACCCTCTTCAGATAAAAAAGAATGCCATAACTGACGACTACAAAGTTACAAGTCAAGTCCTTGGCATGGGCATAAATGGGAAAGTATTGGAGATATTCCAAAAAGGAAGTGGAGATAAATACGCTTTGAAG atGCTGCAGGATTGTGCGAAGGCTCGTCGGGAGGTAGAGCTGCACTGGAGGGCGTCGCCCTGCTCTCACATCGTACGCATCATGGACGTCTACGAGAACCTCTACCAGGGCAGAAAATGCCTGCTCATCGTCATGGAGTg CATGGATGGCGGTGAGCTGTTTAGCCATATTCAAGACCGAGGGAACCAGGCGTTCACAGAAAGAG AGGCCTCTGACATTATGAAGAGTATAGGTGAAGCCATCCAGTACCTGCATGCCATTGATATTGCTCACAGAGACATCAAG CCAGAGAATCTGTTGTACACCTCCAAAAGGCCAGACGCCCTCCTCAAACTCACCGATTTTGGGTTTGCAAAAGAAATCACCACACTCAACTCCCTGGCAACGCCATGCTACACCCCCTATTATGTTG CTCCTGAGGTTCTTGGTCCAGAGAAGTACGACAAatcctgtgatatgtggtctctGGGCGTCATCATGTATATTCT GCTGTGTGGATATCCTCCCTTCTACTCCAACCACGGCCTGGCCATCTCCCCAGGGATGAAAAGACGCATCAGGAACGGACAGTACGAGTTCCCAAACCCAGAGTGGTCTGACGTGTCTGAAGAAG CCAAGCAGCTGATCCGCCACCTGCTGAAGACTGAGCCCACCCAGAGGATGAGCATCACAGAGTTCATGAACCACCCCTGGATCAAT CAGTCTATGGAGGTCCCTCAAACCCCTCTCCACACCAGCCGTGTGCTGCAGGAGGAGCAGGACGTCTGGGAGGAGGTCAAG GAGGAAATGACAAGTGCCTTAGCAACCATGAGAGTGGACTATGAGCAAATCAAAATCAAGACCATCAAGGACTCGACCAATCCGCTGCTGATGAAGAGAAGAATGAAGGCAAACAAAGCACTCACTGAAACACCGGGCCTGTGA